The genomic stretch TGATAATCAGCAACTATACTGTCTTCAACATTGTCAATATATATCATCAGCTGAGAACTTGCTTTTTGATATTGTAGTAAATTTTGCGTTGAAGTTGGTAATTCATCACATATTCGTAAATATCGTCATTCAAAGGCAACATTTCCGGTGCGATGATTCCCTTTTCATCAAACATGCCTTCTAAGAACATTGATGCAACTGCAGTAGCTGTATAACCGGTTGTACGAGCCATTGATGAAGTTCCGGTTGCAATGTCGGTTTCGTCATAGACATCATAAGTATATTTAACATTTTGTCCATCTTCGTTCCCTGCGATTTCAACTCTCATCACGGTAAATTCCAAATCACCGGGATTCAATCTCCAATTATCGAATAAAATATGTGAAGTGAATTCCATTGGCGAGATTTTGACATTTCCGATTTGAATTTTGTTTGTATCCAGGAATCCTGCTTTAATTATTGCACGCATCAAATCAATATGCCCGGGCCATCTTAGCGTCTTTTCAATCATATTCGGAGCTTTGATATTCCGCATAATGGTTCGCAACCCGTCCGTATTAAATGCTTCCAAAGTGCCAATTCCATCAAATTCTAAATATTCAGGGTCTGTCAAAGCCGGTTTGACAACGAGATGAGAATTCTCAACAAATCGTGCGGGTCTGGTGTACTCTTCTAATACATCAACAGGCGAAAACGGCGCTTTATATTGGAATGGGTGGCTACGGAGCTTTGGCAAACCGCCAACGTAACATTTGAAATCCGTGACTTCCATTTTTCTGACGTGATGTCCTAAGAGGAAGTTATCCATTCCCGGAGCAACGCCCATATCAACTATTGCTGTCAATTTTTTCGCTTTAGCTTTTGAGTCCAATGTGTAAGCATCTTCAGGGAAAAATGAAATATCAACCACGTTTTTCCCGGCTTCAATGACGTATTCAAGTGTTTGATAGCCCATAAAACCCGGTACAGCACCAATAACTAAGTCCGCATCGGAAACGACTTTGGCTATATTTTCATATTTGGATAAATCGGTAACAGTTGTGGGAATTCCGAGTTTAATTAATTTAGCTAAATGGTCTTGGGATTTGTCTGCGACTGTAACTTTGAACCGATTGCTCAAGTCAATCGCTATTGCACTACCTACCATTCCCGAACCTAATACAGTAACTTTTTTCATTGCTTTTCAATCTAATATTTTAACATCTTACAAACTTACAATTTTTATATAATTTACAAAGCAAAAACTATCAGTAATTGAACAATGTGTAAATAAAAAAAGAGACTGCCCATTAAAAGCAGTCTCTTGAATAATTAAATAAGTAAAAATTATTTTATCGGATAAAGAATATTCGTTATCAATTCATTTGGAGGTGTATCCTGTGGACTATTGACATATTCTTCCATAGATTTTCCGGCAATTTCCAATCCACGTTTTTTGATGTAAGCCTCGATTGCCATATATGTTTTTTCAGTACCATCATATGGACCTACATAAACAGATTTAGCAACTTTCATCGGAGCTAATTCTATAGCTTTGATTCTACCTGTTGGTGCGACTGTATTATCTTCGACCGGAATACAAACAGTGAAATCCCAAATCATTAGCTCGGTGCTCCATTCGTTATTTATTGCCAGCGGCAAACCGGACATTTTCAAACCGCTCCTACCAATAAATTCATATAGTTCAGGGAATATCTTATTCATTTTACCTTCAATTTCGCTTACATGTCCCTTGTCAGAAATTGCATAATACTTGCCACCCGGGAAATTTGTAACTTCGATTTTAACAAAATCTTTAATTGCCTCACTTCGAGCTTTCAATTTTGCCAAACCTTCATCAAAAGATTTAGAAAGTTCTGATTCAATCATAGGTTTGAAAAATTTCTGAATCGGATAAGCTAAGTTACCAACAGTTGACCAAGTCACTTTAATAGACCCATCATCATTCTTCACAAATGTAAATGTAACTTCGGCTTCACCTTCATAAGGTTCTTCAAATTTCAAGGATTGAGTGAGCGATTCATATTCAGTAATACCGGTTACTGTCAAAGAACCCTTGCCAACTATATCGCCATCCCACCTTGAAACTTGCCCTACACCATGACCTTCTACACCCAAGTATGCCGATGGCTCGGAATCATTCCATGGACTCCATTGTTCAAAGTTGTTTAAATCCGCTACTTGCTCAAATACAAGCTCGACAGGCTGATTGATATCAATGCTTCTTTCAACGTGATAAGAAGACGGCATAAATGCTGCAACAACAAGGAAAAGAATGACAATCGCAACAATTATCAAAAGAACAACTTTCAAAATTTTCATAAGAAACTCCAAATATTGTGAATAGAATTTACTAAATTAATACTTGTTCATGAAACGATAAATTAATTTATTGTCATAATATTAAAAAAGTATTCTATGAAAAATATTTTACTTTTAACTGTAACTTATTTTTTTAAGTTCAATATTAATCTAAAAAATGCACAAACATTCCGTCACGTAATTTGGGCTCGAACCATGTTGATTTTGGTGGCATTATTTTTCCTGCATCGGCTATAGCCATCAATTCTTCAACCGAAGTCGGATACATTGCAAACGCTACTTTC from Candidatus Kapaibacterium sp. encodes the following:
- a CDS encoding saccharopine dehydrogenase NADP-binding domain-containing protein, whose protein sequence is MKKVTVLGSGMVGSAIAIDLSNRFKVTVADKSQDHLAKLIKLGIPTTVTDLSKYENIAKVVSDADLVIGAVPGFMGYQTLEYVIEAGKNVVDISFFPEDAYTLDSKAKAKKLTAIVDMGVAPGMDNFLLGHHVRKMEVTDFKCYVGGLPKLRSHPFQYKAPFSPVDVLEEYTRPARFVENSHLVVKPALTDPEYLEFDGIGTLEAFNTDGLRTIMRNIKAPNMIEKTLRWPGHIDLMRAIIKAGFLDTNKIQIGNVKISPMEFTSHILFDNWRLNPGDLEFTVMRVEIAGNEDGQNVKYTYDVYDETDIATGTSSMARTTGYTATAVASMFLEGMFDEKGIIAPEMLPLNDDIYEYVMNYQLQRKIYYNIKKQVLS
- a CDS encoding GyrI-like domain-containing protein, which gives rise to MKILKVVLLIIVAIVILFLVVAAFMPSSYHVERSIDINQPVELVFEQVADLNNFEQWSPWNDSEPSAYLGVEGHGVGQVSRWDGDIVGKGSLTVTGITEYESLTQSLKFEEPYEGEAEVTFTFVKNDDGSIKVTWSTVGNLAYPIQKFFKPMIESELSKSFDEGLAKLKARSEAIKDFVKIEVTNFPGGKYYAISDKGHVSEIEGKMNKIFPELYEFIGRSGLKMSGLPLAINNEWSTELMIWDFTVCIPVEDNTVAPTGRIKAIELAPMKVAKSVYVGPYDGTEKTYMAIEAYIKKRGLEIAGKSMEEYVNSPQDTPPNELITNILYPIK